A window of the Euzebya pacifica genome harbors these coding sequences:
- a CDS encoding inositol monophosphatase family protein, protein MSSPSTPAQLAELAASVAHVAGDVLLYHQRRLRSGADLSVATKTSATDPVSMADQESEQALVRAIEAARPDDGILGEEGADRTGSSGLRWVVDPLDGTVNYLYGHIGWGVSVAVEQQADDGSWHGLAAAVFEPTTGIMHSAHRGGGATANGRPLHVNDPVELPMALVSTGFSYDRDHRLRQAALVSQVLGHVRDVRRVGSAALDLCRVAAGEVDAYFEDSTQRWDWAAGALIAKEAGAVVTSLTTMPGHSGVVAAGPSLHPQLDALVGMSADLPTA, encoded by the coding sequence ATGAGCAGCCCGAGCACGCCGGCGCAGCTCGCCGAGCTCGCGGCCTCGGTTGCCCATGTCGCCGGCGACGTGCTGCTGTACCACCAGCGGCGGCTCCGCTCGGGTGCCGACCTGTCAGTGGCCACCAAGACCAGCGCGACCGACCCGGTCTCCATGGCCGACCAGGAGAGCGAGCAGGCCCTCGTCCGCGCGATCGAGGCCGCCCGCCCCGACGACGGGATCCTCGGTGAGGAGGGGGCCGACCGCACCGGCAGCAGCGGCCTTCGCTGGGTCGTCGACCCGCTGGACGGCACGGTCAACTACCTCTACGGCCACATCGGCTGGGGGGTCAGCGTGGCCGTGGAGCAGCAGGCCGACGACGGCAGCTGGCATGGCCTCGCCGCCGCTGTCTTCGAGCCAACGACGGGGATCATGCACTCGGCGCACCGTGGGGGAGGGGCCACGGCCAACGGCCGGCCGTTGCACGTCAACGACCCGGTCGAGCTGCCGATGGCGCTGGTCTCCACGGGGTTCTCCTACGACCGGGACCACCGCCTCCGCCAGGCCGCGCTGGTCAGTCAGGTCCTGGGCCACGTCCGCGACGTCCGCCGGGTCGGGTCCGCTGCGCTCGACCTGTGTCGGGTGGCAGCCGGAGAGGTCGACGCCTACTTCGAGGACTCCACCCAGCGGTGGGACTGGGCGGCTGGTGCGTTGATCGCAAAGGAGGCCGGGGCGGTCGTCACGTCGTTGACCACCATGCCGGGGCACAGCGGCGTCGTGGCCGCAGGCCCGTCGTTGCACCCGCAGCTCGACGCGCTGGTCGGCATGTCCGCCGACCTGCCGACGGCCTGA
- a CDS encoding DEAD/DEAH box helicase gives MSNATEKTFADFGVDATICESLAEVGIIHPFPIQELTLPLALTGADIIGQARTGTGKTLGFGLPMLQRVDTAKGLQALIIVPTRELCLQVSEDLIQAGKGRGVKVVAVYGGKAMQPQIDAIEGGAHVVVGTPGRLLDLSRRGHMDLSSCRGLVLDEADEMLDLGFLPDVEALIEQCADKRQTLLFSATMPSAIVGLARRYMTKPTFMRAEVEEVHVAPKTKQHFFSCHRMDKPAVVARILQTPNRGLCVIFCRTKRMADQLAEDLRDRDVAAQAIHSDLRQEARERALEKFRQGKTTVLCATEVAARGLDIDDVTHVINYDCPDDEKMYLHRIGRTGRAGADGVAITFAVWNELPRLEMIRRELDIEDEIHEVFSTSPLLDELFDLPPREEKKKVPSPPKARTGKQSRSRRRGEQSSDSRDSDKDKRSSRSEKADKPSRSSRSDDGDSRSSKGRDQSSSRSSRSKDDNGEGDEQTRSRTRTRTRRRVTNDGDDTGRATSSDRGKDSNDDADDDSSSTRTRSRSRSGSGDRTRSRDTNGRQDKAREDDGREDKGRSGDRSADRSADRSTDKASGKGRSPKAKADDRSDDRSEKADRGGRASKDDDQKDDSRGGRSRSRSRGGRDNDDRNGSSSKRNDGARSSSKKSSSRGGSSRNGGRDNDNDSRGGSRNRRGKGNGNSNRTRENDGSRARNRRSDIDADTARGDGQPRLKRRMDVVHLP, from the coding sequence GTGAGCAACGCCACAGAGAAGACCTTCGCCGATTTCGGCGTCGACGCGACGATCTGCGAGAGCCTCGCAGAGGTCGGCATCATCCACCCCTTCCCGATCCAGGAGCTGACGCTCCCCCTCGCCCTCACCGGCGCGGACATCATCGGACAGGCCCGGACGGGAACCGGCAAGACCCTGGGCTTCGGGCTGCCGATGCTGCAGCGGGTCGACACCGCCAAGGGCCTGCAGGCCCTCATCATCGTCCCCACCCGTGAGCTGTGCCTCCAGGTGTCCGAAGACCTCATCCAGGCCGGCAAGGGCCGCGGGGTGAAGGTCGTCGCCGTCTACGGCGGCAAGGCCATGCAGCCCCAGATCGACGCGATCGAGGGCGGCGCCCACGTCGTCGTCGGGACGCCCGGTCGACTGCTGGACCTGTCCCGCCGCGGCCACATGGACCTCTCGTCCTGCCGCGGGCTGGTGCTCGACGAGGCCGACGAGATGCTGGACCTGGGCTTCCTGCCCGACGTGGAGGCCCTGATCGAGCAGTGCGCCGACAAGCGGCAGACGCTGCTGTTCTCCGCGACCATGCCGTCGGCGATCGTCGGGCTTGCCCGTCGGTACATGACCAAGCCGACGTTCATGCGCGCCGAGGTCGAGGAGGTGCACGTCGCCCCCAAGACCAAGCAGCACTTCTTCTCCTGCCACCGCATGGACAAGCCGGCCGTCGTGGCCCGGATCCTGCAGACACCCAACCGTGGCCTGTGCGTGATCTTCTGCCGGACCAAGCGGATGGCCGACCAGCTGGCCGAGGACCTGCGCGACCGTGACGTCGCGGCCCAGGCGATCCACTCCGACCTTCGCCAGGAGGCTCGCGAGCGGGCGCTGGAGAAGTTCCGCCAGGGCAAGACCACCGTGCTGTGCGCCACCGAGGTGGCCGCGCGTGGCCTCGACATCGACGACGTCACCCACGTCATCAACTACGACTGCCCCGACGACGAGAAGATGTACCTGCACCGCATCGGCCGCACCGGTCGCGCGGGTGCCGACGGCGTGGCCATCACCTTCGCCGTGTGGAACGAGCTGCCCCGCCTGGAGATGATCCGCCGGGAGCTCGACATCGAGGACGAGATCCACGAGGTCTTCTCCACCTCCCCGCTGCTGGACGAGCTGTTCGACCTGCCGCCGCGCGAGGAGAAGAAGAAGGTCCCCTCGCCCCCCAAGGCCCGCACGGGCAAGCAGTCCCGTTCGCGTCGTCGCGGCGAGCAGTCCAGCGACTCGCGGGACAGCGACAAGGACAAGAGGTCCAGCCGTTCGGAGAAGGCCGACAAGCCGAGCCGCAGCAGCCGCTCCGACGACGGGGACAGCCGCAGCAGCAAGGGCCGTGACCAGTCGAGCAGCCGCAGCAGCCGCAGCAAGGACGACAACGGTGAGGGTGACGAGCAGACCCGCAGCCGGACGCGCACCCGCACGCGTCGTCGTGTGACCAACGACGGTGACGACACCGGCAGGGCCACGTCCTCCGACCGCGGCAAGGACTCCAACGACGACGCCGACGACGACAGCAGCTCGACCAGGACCCGCAGCCGGTCCCGCAGCGGATCGGGTGACCGCACCCGAAGCCGTGACACCAACGGTCGCCAGGACAAGGCGCGCGAGGACGACGGGCGCGAGGACAAGGGCCGCTCGGGAGACCGCTCGGCAGACCGCTCGGCGGACCGCTCGACAGACAAGGCCTCCGGCAAGGGCCGTTCGCCGAAGGCCAAGGCCGACGACCGGTCCGACGACCGGTCCGAGAAGGCCGATCGTGGCGGCCGAGCGTCCAAGGACGACGACCAGAAGGACGACAGCCGCGGTGGGCGCTCCCGCTCCCGCTCGCGTGGCGGCCGCGACAACGACGACCGCAACGGCTCGAGCAGCAAGCGGAACGACGGTGCACGCTCGTCCAGCAAGAAGTCCAGCAGCCGCGGCGGGTCCTCCCGCAACGGTGGGCGTGACAACGACAACGACTCGCGCGGTGGCAGTCGCAACCGCCGGGGCAAGGGCAACGGCAACAGCAACCGGACCCGCGAGAACGACGGGTCGCGCGCTCGCAACCGGCGCAGCGACATCGACGCCGACACCGCCCGCGGAGACGGCCAGCCGCGCCTGAAGCGTCGGATGGACGTCGTCCACCTGCCGTAG
- a CDS encoding type II toxin-antitoxin system death-on-curing family toxin produces MDGPVVHLTLDDFLHMVRRLGIGPVRDLGLIDAAVARPRSTAYGTDAYPTLGLKAAALLELLVGNHALVDGNKRIAWLATVVSLDLNGVMVTLDDDAAFDLVMDAAQRRLPLEAIANRLVPDVEPDTRQD; encoded by the coding sequence GTGGACGGCCCGGTCGTCCACCTGACCCTCGACGACTTCCTCCACATGGTCCGCAGGTTGGGCATCGGACCCGTGAGGGACCTCGGGCTGATCGACGCAGCAGTCGCTCGGCCACGTTCCACGGCGTACGGGACCGACGCCTACCCGACGCTGGGCCTGAAGGCTGCTGCACTCCTGGAGTTGCTCGTCGGCAACCACGCCCTCGTCGACGGCAACAAAAGGATCGCGTGGCTCGCGACCGTGGTCTCCCTCGACCTCAACGGGGTCATGGTGACCCTGGACGACGACGCGGCCTTCGACCTGGTCATGGACGCTGCACAGCGGCGGCTGCCACTCGAGGCGATAGCCAACCGACTGGTCCCCGACGTTGAGCCGGACACCAGGCAGGACTGA
- a CDS encoding CopG family transcriptional regulator encodes MAMTLRTDAALDHALDVLAEAEGLSRQEVIRRAVLERYERAGHDRAVAESADRMIERWGDVLDRLGSA; translated from the coding sequence ATGGCCATGACCCTCAGGACCGACGCCGCGCTCGACCATGCCCTCGACGTGCTGGCCGAGGCCGAGGGCCTGTCGCGGCAGGAGGTCATCCGTCGTGCCGTGCTCGAACGGTACGAACGGGCGGGTCACGACCGGGCGGTCGCCGAAAGCGCCGACCGGATGATCGAGCGATGGGGGGACGTGCTCGATCGGCTGGGTTCTGCCTGA
- a CDS encoding M14 family zinc carboxypeptidase, giving the protein MPRPTLRSALAALTMGAVALAPTVGLGAGPSLPSATDAQVAQAAAAGLSLDGADPTRVFPDPIINGDFLQYTAGTLGGLAMPYLEGLDELANRYSVTREDGAGAFTHADICTYVCDLMEAGEIQVLDARGAIVDDDGVRKILSAGGRELPVVTLTAPDSADHPVEERLDLYFSMSIHGSERAGAEGGVRYIEDLLIAFEAEQLGEEPLTGPKVLTAGDPTNPDYAEYSVTEVMQSARLHFIAPNPDGWADGDRNDGRGLYHRGNDNGYDLNRQFPTLGWHNSGGQQYNSGNENETKALQAFIEDYLGTPQGAADLHGEFADNVLLAIMFPAGQFDPLALQGQYRLAEAIKHNVNTSVHPGAAGLLATIGMGEVQPAEYHTAYDAIGYDDSGFQGDYLVQQGILEMDHEYILSNLAPSSVFVPELEQVHVDTTRALLDATIALTLKAYGVGVDVPAERADRRTPGLDYTVDMDGARIGYVYDPETITDEDVENEPPFGLPQADYASTNMTYFEDVQTVMANVTMEPIEDVTTADLSTFDRIVVADDSLRIDDVDGWAALEAWTRAGGDLVLTDSALQALEVIEAVPAGSVERVTQYAGEISEVDRDHPLLDGVGGIIRQTYFEVPLGYRMNTAPAWFVDADAWTGDVAATIGATTASMDLIVTSTYGNATDDVVLAGGEPTLGTMALDEGRVTIFGAILPDAGNVGPNTHGLADYAVTYAGNGILMNILKGL; this is encoded by the coding sequence ATGCCCCGCCCCACCCTCCGCTCCGCCCTCGCCGCCCTCACCATGGGCGCGGTCGCCCTCGCCCCCACCGTGGGACTCGGCGCCGGCCCGTCGCTGCCGTCGGCCACCGACGCCCAGGTCGCCCAGGCGGCGGCCGCCGGCCTGTCCCTGGACGGGGCCGACCCCACCCGTGTCTTCCCCGACCCGATCATCAACGGCGACTTCCTGCAGTACACCGCCGGCACCCTCGGGGGCCTGGCGATGCCGTACCTGGAGGGGCTGGACGAGCTGGCGAACCGGTATTCGGTCACCCGCGAGGACGGTGCTGGTGCGTTCACGCACGCCGACATCTGCACCTACGTGTGCGACCTGATGGAGGCCGGCGAGATCCAGGTGCTCGACGCTCGCGGTGCCATCGTCGACGACGACGGCGTGCGCAAGATCCTGTCGGCCGGCGGGCGCGAGCTGCCCGTGGTGACCCTGACCGCGCCCGACAGCGCCGACCACCCCGTCGAGGAGCGCCTCGACCTGTACTTCTCCATGTCGATCCACGGCTCGGAGCGTGCGGGTGCCGAGGGTGGCGTCCGGTACATCGAGGACCTGCTGATCGCCTTCGAGGCCGAGCAGCTGGGCGAGGAGCCCCTCACCGGTCCGAAGGTGCTGACCGCCGGCGACCCGACCAACCCCGACTACGCCGAGTACAGCGTCACCGAGGTCATGCAGTCCGCCCGCCTGCACTTCATCGCCCCCAACCCCGACGGCTGGGCCGACGGGGACCGCAACGACGGGCGTGGCCTGTACCACCGGGGCAACGACAACGGCTACGACCTCAACCGGCAGTTCCCCACCCTCGGCTGGCACAACAGCGGCGGACAGCAGTACAACTCGGGCAACGAGAACGAGACCAAGGCCCTGCAGGCGTTCATCGAGGACTACCTGGGCACCCCGCAGGGCGCTGCGGACCTGCACGGCGAGTTCGCCGACAACGTCCTGCTGGCGATCATGTTCCCGGCCGGCCAGTTCGACCCGCTTGCGCTGCAGGGCCAGTACCGGCTGGCCGAGGCCATCAAGCACAACGTCAACACCTCCGTCCACCCCGGTGCGGCCGGCCTGCTGGCGACCATCGGCATGGGCGAGGTCCAGCCGGCGGAGTACCACACGGCCTACGACGCCATCGGCTACGACGACTCCGGCTTCCAGGGCGACTACCTGGTCCAGCAGGGGATCCTCGAGATGGACCACGAGTACATCCTGTCCAACCTCGCCCCGTCCTCGGTGTTCGTGCCCGAGCTGGAGCAGGTGCACGTCGACACGACCCGTGCGCTGCTGGACGCCACCATCGCCCTGACCCTCAAGGCGTACGGCGTCGGCGTCGACGTCCCGGCCGAGCGTGCCGACCGTCGCACCCCGGGCCTGGACTACACCGTCGACATGGACGGCGCCCGCATCGGCTACGTGTACGACCCCGAGACCATCACCGACGAGGACGTGGAGAACGAGCCGCCGTTCGGGCTGCCGCAGGCCGACTACGCCTCCACCAACATGACGTACTTCGAGGACGTCCAGACGGTCATGGCCAACGTGACGATGGAGCCCATCGAGGACGTGACGACGGCCGACCTGTCGACCTTCGACCGGATCGTGGTGGCCGACGACTCGCTGCGGATCGACGACGTCGATGGCTGGGCAGCCCTCGAGGCCTGGACCCGCGCCGGTGGCGACCTGGTCCTGACCGACTCCGCGCTCCAGGCCCTCGAGGTCATCGAGGCCGTCCCTGCCGGCAGCGTCGAACGGGTGACCCAGTACGCCGGTGAGATCTCCGAGGTCGACCGCGACCATCCGCTGCTGGACGGCGTCGGCGGGATCATCCGCCAGACCTACTTCGAGGTGCCGCTGGGCTACCGGATGAACACCGCCCCCGCGTGGTTCGTCGACGCCGACGCCTGGACCGGTGACGTCGCCGCCACGATCGGCGCGACGACGGCCAGCATGGACCTGATCGTCACCTCCACCTACGGCAACGCCACCGACGACGTCGTGCTGGCCGGCGGCGAACCGACGCTCGGCACCATGGCGCTGGACGAGGGCCGGGTCACGATCTTCGGGGCGATCCTGCCCGATGCCGGCAACGTGGGCCCCAACACCCACGGCCTGGCCGACTACGCCGTCACCTACGCCGGCAACGGCATCCTGATGAACATCCTCAAGGGCCTGTAG
- a CDS encoding RuBisCO large subunit C-terminal-like domain-containing protein, whose product MLAPTDVDASGDRFTATYLVDPALGAVGDVARWMAGEMTVEFPLDLIDPDDGIGTHVVGRVEAVEPVGGRHRVVISVADEVVSGSMTQLLSVVWGNVSLGRGVDLVDLTPPAGWTAPVRHNGPRGLAAFRALADAPTRPLLMSAIKPLGLPVDRLAAMAHELAAGGLDVVKEDQSLADQPWAPFDERIGPIAQAIRDANDRNGTRAVYAPSLNGPVADLPRRAAAARDAGAGAVMVQPGISGYPAIEAAATAGLPVIAHPGGFGGLSDRVAPALVHGLLPRMAGADCSVFIVPGGRFPIEEADALATVDACLRPSGDLPAIMAAAGGGVSVERVPQLRGTYGDDICLLIGGDLHRDGDPRRRASLLREAAER is encoded by the coding sequence ATGCTGGCCCCCACCGATGTCGACGCCTCGGGCGACCGTTTCACCGCCACGTACCTCGTCGATCCCGCGCTGGGCGCGGTGGGTGACGTGGCCCGCTGGATGGCGGGGGAGATGACGGTGGAGTTCCCGCTGGACCTGATCGACCCCGACGACGGCATCGGCACCCACGTCGTGGGTCGGGTCGAGGCGGTCGAGCCCGTCGGTGGCCGGCACCGGGTCGTGATCTCGGTGGCCGACGAGGTCGTGTCCGGCTCGATGACCCAGCTCCTGAGCGTGGTGTGGGGCAACGTCTCGCTGGGTCGCGGGGTGGACCTGGTCGACCTGACCCCGCCGGCTGGCTGGACCGCACCCGTCCGCCACAACGGGCCTCGCGGGCTGGCAGCCTTCCGCGCCCTCGCCGACGCGCCCACCCGACCGTTGCTCATGAGCGCGATCAAGCCGCTCGGCCTGCCCGTCGACCGGCTCGCCGCGATGGCCCACGAGCTGGCCGCCGGTGGGCTGGACGTGGTCAAGGAGGACCAGTCGCTGGCCGACCAGCCCTGGGCCCCGTTCGACGAGCGCATCGGCCCGATCGCCCAGGCGATCCGCGACGCCAACGACCGCAACGGCACCAGGGCCGTCTACGCACCCAGCCTCAACGGGCCCGTCGCCGACCTGCCTCGTCGGGCCGCCGCCGCCCGTGACGCCGGGGCCGGCGCCGTGATGGTCCAGCCGGGCATCAGCGGCTACCCCGCCATCGAGGCGGCAGCCACGGCCGGACTCCCCGTGATCGCCCACCCCGGCGGGTTCGGTGGCCTGTCGGACCGCGTCGCCCCGGCGCTGGTCCACGGACTGCTGCCGCGCATGGCCGGCGCCGACTGCTCGGTCTTCATCGTCCCGGGCGGCCGGTTCCCCATCGAGGAGGCCGACGCCCTGGCGACCGTCGATGCGTGCCTGCGCCCGTCCGGTGACCTGCCGGCGATCATGGCCGCGGCGGGGGGAGGGGTCAGCGTCGAGCGAGTACCACAGCTGCGCGGGACCTACGGCGACGACATCTGCCTGCTGATCGGTGGCGACCTGCACCGCGACGGCGACCCACGCCGGCGTGCGTCCCTCCTGCGGGAGGCGGCGGAACGATGA
- a CDS encoding alpha/beta hydrolase: MTGSPDRRPEVDRQAVMAAKRRQERRAWHRLAEVRGWTGGHRAPHRTIGLTTDDGVRLAATWLPGPSRDDPAVVVVHGFAAHRRKPAYAFLADHLAATNHVLAIDLRGHGGSGGRSTLGADEWRDVHAAVDTLKGRGHERVVVVGLSLGGTATAHALAKGLDVDGAVLVSSSARHWDLSLPGMVTLDTLWRSPLKRRVWQAVASFRMVDPEQIPPYGDPVELVADTDVPLLIVHGADDAYFAPAHADELAAAAAGHVIVWHEPTGFGHAEDGLTPAFCARLADAVRLVVSEGRFPDR; encoded by the coding sequence ATGACCGGCAGCCCCGACCGCCGTCCGGAGGTCGACCGCCAGGCCGTCATGGCCGCCAAGCGCCGGCAGGAACGCCGCGCCTGGCACCGGCTCGCGGAGGTCCGTGGCTGGACCGGCGGGCACCGGGCCCCGCACCGCACCATCGGGCTGACCACCGACGACGGCGTCCGCCTGGCGGCCACGTGGCTGCCCGGGCCCAGCCGTGACGATCCGGCGGTCGTGGTCGTCCACGGGTTCGCCGCCCACCGGCGCAAGCCCGCCTACGCCTTCCTCGCCGACCACCTCGCCGCCACCAACCACGTGCTCGCCATCGACCTGCGGGGCCACGGTGGCTCCGGCGGACGGTCGACCCTCGGCGCGGACGAATGGCGAGACGTGCACGCGGCGGTCGACACCCTCAAGGGGAGGGGCCACGAACGGGTCGTCGTGGTCGGCCTGTCGCTGGGCGGGACGGCCACCGCCCACGCCCTGGCCAAGGGCCTGGACGTCGACGGGGCGGTGCTGGTGTCCTCCAGCGCACGGCACTGGGACCTCTCCCTGCCCGGCATGGTCACCCTCGACACGCTGTGGCGCTCACCGCTCAAGCGGCGGGTGTGGCAGGCCGTGGCGTCGTTCCGCATGGTCGATCCCGAGCAGATCCCGCCCTATGGCGATCCGGTCGAGCTCGTCGCTGACACCGACGTCCCGCTGCTGATCGTCCACGGTGCCGACGACGCGTACTTCGCACCCGCGCATGCCGACGAGCTGGCCGCTGCGGCTGCCGGCCACGTCATCGTGTGGCACGAGCCCACCGGATTCGGGCATGCCGAGGACGGCCTCACCCCGGCGTTCTGCGCCCGGCTGGCCGACGCCGTCCGGCTGGTCGTCAGCGAGGGCCGGTTCCCCGACCGCTGA
- a CDS encoding cell wall-binding repeat-containing protein: MTLLLPTSDGPDRAVPFSQRLATSAGRLLDRRRPGRRSFLRRAAIAATALTVNPIDFVLKPQSAYASVCGPSNECSQGWSAFCCTINGGANTCPDGSYVAGWWKVSSSAFCRGEDRYVVDCNRTPGETCTCRCAEGECDRRRVCCNNFRYGQCNQQIPGTTEVVCRIVICTPPWEWDSSCTTTVRTDERTREHTSTCLNGPNPTEIAVVHQDAGLVGSPVGAPVAEEMTTAAGGSWRAYENGVITRVAAYGIVVVAGPAGVAYREAGGPDSPLGYPTAGPTDVNGGQVLPVEAGTFYTPATGTAHVLAGPVQQEYERRGGPAGWLGFPVSDVVDAPGGRRRAFFAAGWSLAHDPSTEERRLVPSDVELPDTAGEWYTTAPVERLEGADRVATAVAVSAASHPDGAETVVLATAGAFADALAGGVLAGVRGGSVLLTATEDLSAATAEELLRLSPSTVVVAGGSEAVADTVLAAVRDRLPEADVRRIAGDGRFATAVALAEEQVGEDAVDVVFVASGRTFPDALAVTPVAGLAEAPLLLTEPTELPDVTGDALARWMPGEVVIAGGASAVTEDVVRAIRTRVPLASVRRIAGDGRFDTAVEAAGELPEDLDRALIATGDTFADALSAGAAAVVDPSWLLLTSTGALPVATRHAIAELGPESLVVVGGTAAVSALVVEQLEASPNGPHAVREDPATPNTDGDPADEPVEEETPDPAPPPTLPGVSGRGTGPR, encoded by the coding sequence ATGACCCTGCTCCTGCCCACGAGCGACGGCCCCGACAGGGCCGTGCCGTTCAGCCAACGGCTGGCCACGTCGGCTGGCCGCCTGCTCGACCGTCGCCGGCCCGGCCGCCGGTCGTTCCTGCGCCGTGCAGCCATCGCCGCCACGGCCCTGACGGTCAACCCGATCGACTTCGTGCTGAAGCCGCAGAGCGCCTACGCGAGCGTCTGCGGCCCCTCCAACGAGTGCAGCCAGGGCTGGAGCGCGTTCTGCTGCACCATCAACGGCGGCGCCAACACCTGTCCCGACGGGTCCTACGTGGCCGGCTGGTGGAAGGTGTCGTCCTCGGCGTTCTGCCGTGGCGAGGACCGCTACGTCGTGGACTGCAACCGCACCCCCGGGGAGACGTGCACCTGTCGCTGCGCGGAGGGCGAATGCGACCGCCGCCGGGTGTGCTGCAACAACTTCCGCTACGGCCAGTGCAACCAGCAGATCCCCGGCACCACCGAAGTCGTGTGCCGCATCGTCATCTGCACCCCGCCGTGGGAGTGGGACTCCTCCTGCACCACGACGGTCCGCACCGACGAACGAACCCGTGAGCACACCTCGACCTGCCTGAACGGGCCGAACCCGACCGAGATCGCCGTGGTCCACCAGGACGCCGGCCTCGTGGGCTCGCCGGTCGGTGCCCCCGTGGCGGAGGAGATGACGACCGCCGCCGGTGGTAGCTGGCGCGCCTACGAGAACGGGGTGATCACGCGCGTCGCCGCGTACGGGATCGTCGTCGTCGCGGGGCCGGCTGGCGTGGCCTACCGCGAGGCGGGCGGTCCCGACAGCCCGCTGGGCTACCCGACGGCCGGGCCGACCGACGTCAACGGCGGGCAGGTCCTGCCCGTGGAGGCAGGGACGTTCTACACCCCGGCGACCGGCACGGCCCACGTGCTTGCCGGCCCGGTGCAGCAGGAGTACGAACGCCGGGGCGGACCCGCTGGCTGGCTGGGGTTCCCCGTCAGCGACGTGGTCGACGCGCCCGGTGGCCGTCGCCGTGCGTTCTTCGCCGCCGGGTGGTCGCTGGCCCACGACCCGTCGACGGAGGAGAGGCGGCTGGTCCCCAGCGACGTCGAGCTGCCCGACACGGCCGGCGAGTGGTACACCACCGCACCGGTCGAGCGGCTGGAGGGGGCCGACCGCGTCGCCACCGCCGTCGCGGTGTCGGCGGCCAGCCATCCCGACGGCGCCGAGACGGTGGTCCTGGCGACCGCTGGGGCGTTCGCCGACGCGTTGGCCGGCGGCGTGCTGGCCGGCGTGCGCGGCGGCTCGGTGCTGCTGACCGCGACCGAGGACCTGTCCGCTGCGACGGCCGAGGAGCTGCTGCGCCTGAGCCCCTCCACCGTGGTGGTGGCCGGTGGGTCGGAGGCCGTGGCCGACACGGTGCTGGCTGCCGTCCGCGACCGGCTGCCCGAGGCCGACGTCCGCCGCATCGCCGGTGACGGCCGCTTCGCCACGGCCGTGGCGCTGGCCGAGGAGCAGGTCGGCGAGGACGCTGTTGATGTCGTGTTCGTCGCCAGCGGTCGGACCTTCCCCGACGCGCTTGCCGTCACCCCGGTCGCAGGGCTGGCCGAGGCCCCCCTGCTGCTGACCGAACCGACCGAGCTGCCCGACGTGACCGGCGACGCGCTGGCGCGCTGGATGCCCGGCGAGGTCGTGATCGCCGGTGGTGCGTCCGCGGTGACGGAGGACGTGGTCCGCGCCATCCGGACCCGCGTGCCCCTGGCGAGCGTCCGCCGGATCGCCGGTGACGGCCGATTCGACACCGCGGTCGAGGCCGCCGGCGAGCTGCCCGAGGACCTCGACCGTGCGTTGATCGCCACGGGCGACACCTTCGCCGACGCGCTGTCGGCCGGCGCGGCTGCGGTGGTCGACCCGTCGTGGCTGCTGCTGACCTCCACCGGTGCCCTACCGGTCGCAACCCGTCATGCCATCGCCGAGCTGGGCCCCGAGTCCCTGGTCGTCGTCGGCGGCACGGCGGCCGTGTCCGCGCTCGTCGTCGAGCAGCTCGAGGCGTCCCCGAACGGCCCCCACGCGGTTCGCGAGGACCCCGCGACACCGAACACCGACGGCGACCCAGCCGACGAGCCCGTCGAGGAGGAGACCCCCGACCCCGCGCCGCCACCCACCCTGCCGGGTGTCAGCGGTCGGGGAACCGGCCCTCGCTGA